In one Phoenix dactylifera cultivar Barhee BC4 unplaced genomic scaffold, palm_55x_up_171113_PBpolish2nd_filt_p 000284F, whole genome shotgun sequence genomic region, the following are encoded:
- the LOC108510830 gene encoding uncharacterized mitochondrial protein AtMg00820-like yields MRLEIQALEENKTWSLTELPVRKSAVGCKWVYKVKHHGDGSIERFKARLAAKGYTQMEGLDYLETFSPVVKMVTIRTILALASYLNWHLHQLDVNNAFLHGELDGEVHMSFLPDFQSTNLSQVLKLHKSLYGL; encoded by the coding sequence ATGAGGCTTGAGATTCAAGCTCTCGAAGAGAACAAGACTTGGTCATTGACTGAATTACCAGTAAGGAAATCAGCAGTTGGTTGTAAATGGGTATATAAAGTGAAGCATCATGGAGATGGGAGCATAGAGAGATTTAAGGCCCGCCTTGCAGCTAAAGGTTACACTCAAATGGAAGGGCTGGACTACTTGGAAACATTCTCTCCAGTTGTCAAAATGGTGACAATCAGAACTATATTGGCTTTGGCATCATATTTGAACTGGCATTTACACCAACTTGACGTGAACAATGCTTTTCTTCATGGGGAGTTGGATGGAGAAGTTCACATGAGCTTTCTACCAGATTTTCAATCCACAAATCTTTCACAGGTTTTGAAGCTACACAAATCACTGTATGGATTATAA